In the Drosophila gunungcola strain Sukarami unplaced genomic scaffold, Dgunungcola_SK_2 000001F, whole genome shotgun sequence genome, one interval contains:
- the LOC128262246 gene encoding beta-alanine-activating enzyme isoform X2, with translation MHRPQYSGTQKLNVSMADIIYLGTPCTFDPFVVEFFLALQNGATLLTSHHSMKDSPSRVLSALFPDNLVKPGISILQMTPSLFRQFGATSIRERVLSSSSSLRVLLLGGEPFPSNAELVTWMDPSVLLQKHICNIYGITEISCWSLLHIVQSLQSQISLGTPIDEDTILQIKCQNDGDSQQGELLLGSATRRCYIPEIDDKLDTQKGDSSICFRATGDLVTRLKDGTILYGERANDVVKRAGNRISLGLITRKIQKCLLSSELATCLWLEDLQKLICCIRTQEPKTRVQQRAQTFDILSKVSIAEQPDRFVYLQHFPCNVHGKLDKQLLLKECIPLAQPAQQILKSYLHDRLECVEDTDEKSVKRQRLEDSNPCGYDLSFRQAGGTSFHAITICREIGLQMCIDDEQRHLFEMLLDENIPLRTVLRFLDTAKLVANNIKLKPVEPAAVTTCHGGLIIKRIEQPVLKLQFHWKVNFEKCVDSPVAEYEGRYVCVGAHSKILRTLDPLTGSELSKVRLPNRIECKVTFLSEQLAMVGCYDGCLYGFNPQTGDIVFNVGIGGMIKSQPLLTADGRRIIVCSYAEDYNVYCLSAERQEVLWCLRIGEKPIFAGPLELPNEQSLIICTLDGSYARVAITDGSVEWTQKLKEPIFSTPVLLESKSNIFLSAEVAGRIHACHVGNGKILATYSTEGNVFSSLVVKTPPTFMGHSFVVFGCIDQHVYCLRCKTGSGSTVSTIDFELHWKINLGAPIYATPSLLTVQPNGLLVWCGATDGRVVLINFRNGEIQWSDKLPGEVFSSACYIESLRRVYVGCRDNFLYCLGI, from the exons ATGCATCGCCCCCAATATAGTGGCACTCAG AAGCTGAACGTCTCCATGGCCGACATCATTTACCTGGGCACACCCTGCACCTTCGATCCCTTCGTGGTGGAGTTCTTTCTGGCCTTGCAAAACGGGGCTACTTTACTGACCAGCCATCACTCGATGAAGGACTCGCCCAGTCGGGTGCTGAGTGCCCTGTTTCCCGACAACCTGGTCAAGCCGGGAATCAGCATCTTGCAAATGACCCCGTCCCTGTTCCGGCAATTCGGAGCCACTTCCATCCGCGAGCGTGTGCTAAGCAGCTCCAGTTCACTGAG AGTGCTGCTCCTTGGTGGCGAGCCGTTCCCCTCCAATGCAGAGCTCGTTACTTGGATGGATCCGAGTGTCCTGTTGCAGAAACACATATGCAATATCTATGGAATTACAGAGATATCCTGCTGGAGCCTCCTGCACATCGTTCAGTCACTACAAAGTCAAATAAGCTTGGGCACGCCCATTGACGAAGACACGATTTTACAGATTAAATGCCAGAACGATGGAGATTCACAGCAAGGAGAGCTCCTTCTGGGCAGTGCCACGCGGCGTTGCTACATACCAGAAATAGATGACAAGTTGGACACACAGAAAGGCGATTCCTCCATTTGTTTCAGAGCCACCGGAGATCTAGTCACCCGACTGAAGGACGGAACCATATTGTATGGAGAGCGGGCAAACGATGTGGTAAAGCGAGCCGGTAATCGCATAAGCTTGG GTTTAATCACtcgcaaaatacaaaaatgtctGCTCAGCAGCGAACTGGCCACTTGCCTTTGGCTTGAGGATTTGCAGAAGCTTATCTGCTGCATTCGCACCCAGGAGCCAAAGACCAGAGTTCAACAGCGCGCCCAGACCTTTGATATTCTCTCCAAGGTGTCGATTGCCGAACAGCCAGACAGATTTGTCTATCTGCAACACTTTCCCTGCAACGTTCATGGCAAACTGGACAAACAACTGCTACTCAAGGAATGTATTCCCCTTGCTCAACCTGCTCAGCAAATACTGAAGAGTTATCTGCACGATAGACTGGAATGTGTGGAGGACACTGACGAGAAATCGGTGAAGAGGCAGCGACTGGAGGACAGCAATCCCTGTGGCTATGACTTGAGCTTCCGCCAGGCGGGTGGCACATCCTTCCATGCCATCACAATCTGCCGAGAGATTGGTTTGCAAATGTGCATCGATGATGAGCAGCGCCACTTATTCGAGATGCTGCTGGACGAGAACATTCCGTTGCGCACAGTGTTGAGGTTTTTGGACACGGCCAAGTTGGTGGCCAACAATATCAAACTGAAGCCCGTTGAGCCGGCGGCAGTTACCACCTGCCATGGTGGCCTGATCATCAAACGCATTGAACAGCCAGTGCTCAAGCTTCAGTTTCACTGGAAGGTGAACTTCGAAAAGTGTGTAGACTCGCCAGTCGCCGAGTACGAGGGTCGCTACGTCTGCGTGGGCGCTCATTCCAAAATTCTGCGCACTCTGGATCCTTTGACGGGCAGCGAGCTTAGCAAAGTCAGGCTACCCAACCGCATCGAGTGCAAGGTGACGTTTCTTAGCGAGCAACTGGCCATGGTGGGCTGCTACGATGGTTGCCTTTACGGCTTCAATCCCCAAACCGGTGACATTGTGTTTAACGTGGGAATTGGAGGCATGATTAAGTCCCAGCCCTTGCTCACCGCCGACGGCCGTCGGATCATAGTGTGCAGCTATGCGGAGGACTACAATGTCTATTGCTTGTCCGCCGAACGGCAGGAGGTGCTCTGGTGCTTGAGGATTGGCGAGAAGCCCATTTTCGCCGGCCCTCTGGAGCTGCCAAACGAACAGTCGCTGATCATCTGCACTTTGGACGGCAGCTATGCGCGTGTGGCCATCACCGATGGTTCGGTGGAGTGGACGCAAAAGTTAAAAGAACCCATCTTTTCCACACCCGTCCTTTTGGAATCCAAATCCAATATCTTTCTGAGCGCTGAAGTGGCTGGACGAATTCACGCCTGTCATGTGGGTAATGGAAAAATT TTGGCCACTTATAGCACAGAGGGAAACGTCTTCTCCTCGCTGGTGGTCAAGACTCCACCGACGTTCATGGGACACTCTTTTGTGGTTTTCGGTTGCATCGACCAGCATGTTTATTGCTTGCGATGCAAAACAGGATCGGGCTCGACGGTATCGACTATTGACTTTGAGCTGCACTGGAAGATCAACCTGGGAGCACCCATCTATGCCACGCCCAGTCTGCTCACAGTGCAACCGAACGGACTACTGGTTTGGTGCGGCGCCACCGATGGCCGCGTCGTCCTGATAAACTTCAGAAACGGAGAGATTCAGTGGTCAGATAAACTTCCCGGCGAAGTCTTCTCTAGTGCCTGCTATATTGAGAGCCTGCGACGGGTGTACGTGGGATGTCGAGATAACTTCCTCTACTGCCTCGGCATTtag
- the LOC128262387 gene encoding zinc finger and SCAN domain-containing protein 12, protein MYIMEPDTNTQDQDVSTCRLCHRQTDPNSPNIFETSVECCQDVSISDISQVLWGVQYDRHEFLSELICTMCLEILEDAFEQRKGMQEREQALQEQLKDLIRDDAKYRPGLNGNPGEFIPEEGCIIVDVDPEKLAESSEDEFCSDGEYENFEDDDEEEEEDYDEEEEEDGQNGDDVEMPLGMDAAQMAAQKSIEVDAHSAVARPKRAFLCQYCDLGFTLPSDCQEHERVAHDPSAPYCCTYCNLRLVTRPALISHIRTLHDPERPYVCAHCRKGFVRRSDLKKHTIVHTGVRPYTCNVCSKSFSRNTNLTKHMRIHSGVKPFVCQQCPRSFQTAVEMMRHTRSHGEVKPFQCGRCPYSFSRKDKLMAHQQVHTRRDVEQQQLQMGLLPAVEGDLAQPQQQAFQAKQRVPTQSKTSRNYRCDVCDRGFQRERDLQRHRALHMDSLLACKICNQGFNRREQLQRHELEAHGPSFTCAICCISFLHQIELENHLKVHQLQHKMAQRAQEASILPLKMAEQAPAPIMPPIVQEPPPLRPSAAELSFYSNMIPTMNLGFYSETRPEE, encoded by the exons ATGTATATTATGGAGCCCGACACCAACACCCAGGATCAGGATGTGAGCACCTGCCGCCTGTGCCATCGTCAGACGGATCCTAATTCGCCCAACATTTTTGAGACTTCCGTTGAGTGCTGCCAGGATGTCTCCATTTCGGATATTTCCCAGGTTCTATGGGGCGTCCAG TACGACCGTCACGAGTTTTTGTCGGAACTCATTTGCACCATGTGCCTGGAGATTCTTGAGGATGCATTCGAACAGCGCAAAGGAATGCAAGAGCGGGAGCAGGCGCTACAGGAGCAGCTAAAGGACCTGATCAGGGATGATGCCAAGTACCGGCCCGGCTTAAATGGCAATCCTGGGGAATTTATACCCGAGGAGGGCTGTATCATAGTGGACGTCGACCCGGAAAAACTGGCGGAGTCCAGTGAAGATGAGTTCTGCTCCGACGGCGAATACGAAAACTTTGAAGATgatgacgaggaggaggaggaagactatgacgaagaggaggaggaagatGGTCAGAATGGCGATGATGTGGAAATGCCTCTGGGCATGGATGCCGCCCAGATGGCGGCTCAGAAGTCCATTGAAGTCGATGCCCACTCCGCGGTGGCACGGCCCAAGCGGGCATTCCTGTGTCAGTACTGCGATTTGGGCTTCACCCTGCCCTCCGACTGCCAGGAACACGAGCGTGTCGCCCACGACCCCAGTGCGCCCTACTGCTGCACCTACTGCAACCTCAGGCTGGTCACCCGGCCCGCTTTGATTTCGCACATTAGGACGTTGCACGATCCAGAACGCCCGTATGTGTGCGCCCACTGCCGTAAGGGATTTGTGCGCCGCTCCGATCTCAAGAAGCACACAATTGTACACACGGGCGTGCGACCCTACACCTGCAACGTGTGCTCCAAGAGCTTctcgaggaacaccaatctgACCAAGCACATGCGCATTCACAGCGGAGTCAAGCCGTTCGTCTGCCAGCAGTGCCCGCGATCCTTCCAGACGGCTGTGGAAATGATGAGGCATACACGCTCCCACGGCGAGGTGAAGCCTTTTCAATGTGGCCGCTGCCCTTACTCGTTCTCCCGCAAGGATAAGTTGATGGCCCACCAACAGGTCCATACCAGGCGGGAtgtggagcagcagcagctgcaaatGGGTCTACTTCCCGCAGTGGAGGGAGATCTAGCGCAACCGCAGCAGCAGGCGTTCCAGGCGAAGCAAAGGGTTCCGACACAATCCAAAACCTCGCGCAATTACCGATGCGATGTCTGTGATCGTGGCTTCCAGCGAGAGCGGGACTTGCAACGCCATCGAGCACTCCACATGGATTCGTTGTTGGCCTGCAAGATCTGCAACCAGGGATTCAATCGACGCGAGCAACTGCAGCGCCACGAACTGGAGGCCCATGGGCCCAGCTTTACGTGCGCGATCTGCTGCATCAGCTTCCTGCATCAGATAGAGCTGGAGAATCATTTGAAGGTACACCAGCTGCAGCACAAGATGGCGCAGCGTGCCCAGGAGGCTTCAATTTTGCCCCTCAAAATGGCCGAACAAGCGCCCGCGCCTATAATGCCTCCGATTGTCCAGGAACCTCCTCCGTTGCGTCCCTCGGCCGCTGAACTCTCGTTCTACAGCAACATGATTCCCACTATGAATTTGGGTTTCTACAGTGAGACTCGGCCTGAGGAGTAG
- the LOC128261662 gene encoding uncharacterized protein LOC128261662, producing MILKRNFGSPFSYHTYFKSRHMKGFKRRKTKARRLQQILHKLLKRESSSMLMKRLPKMSLHQSRFMLAECIKLLQQQNRQLHENYLHEERNNRRLSILSRKLGRHRAHSILLKNAFNNFKSSIYEHGCIENPTIKSQLKEVRMLTKGNIKEVEDCIRVTKDIIVYKMGILKRKSRRSKKNYFERAIDQFYNILKIQQKIKTKININDVTKKPKGPYEVPSVQAQNRGSESEKFNEKSDDRQVIGGIVSAWSNDSKNFKGSSSAYTVFQTTSISKDLPEFKDYHGKNTERKMSLHGEGSFERKIKVIPYNDPKKLKSKLNNNDIIKAAKKLKNKRKCSERNLSVKRGQKLHGYVKENLSIEPKELTNNVRKTDKSVTANKLEKPTNPIARSKRKISRVKMWLGSYKRPKRKSKSSKDAVLRNVHFKNRSASYHNSINKSTGSNSSSGLKPHPIIENKAKSDENITQSNMMLQPKPFKIASNFNPVKTKFWDSQKNRPPLLKFNNTLSIYRNTSIKSMENVVRNFNQPAMSQVASAIVNRLHDAKQITLDETRFHKQIDIRRISLNSFLGRISKIKPGDQMNAVWHDLQEKHKVWSANAKTPEDAQKIKKILKLRYIHNVQKLLHNHLKQLKNDFDGGRLNRGARTSYMPTNSYDSLGLFKKPSKIDTIPNKTVHENFIRLQMEILRSRIFDRDVIRMERMLMAREVPLSEQDFEIFGKYKYDPDHYNILILSIGRPISDEKYEEKLPILERNFEFICNQLEVISRQRRLENMQTKHDLQKAEDEIVSKFSGESFTVDRIDFNETFLAKRREVWAAYIAKQAKTPTEILLEAIRKQKRKVQLAKKAEEREKRLKQVQQMAKRKRSLSAMYRAPRKTHRERQATQNIQMEMEEAEQLEGRQSKSRCSATSLCCRRCSRCGLIWSRRCSEVSTEESVEHNCPVTP from the coding sequence ATGATTTTGAAACGAAATTTTGGTTCACCCTTTTCATACCATACCTACTTCAAATCACGCCACATGAAAGGCTTCAAAAGGCGAAAGACGAAAGCCCGTCGATTGCAACAAATTTTACACAAACTTTTGAAACGTGAAAGCAGTTCAATGTTAATGAAGAGGCTACCGAAAATGTCGCTGCATCAGAGCCGATTTATGCTTGCCGAATGCATTAAATTGTTGCAGCAACAGAATCGACAGCTTCATGAAAATTACCTGCACGAAGAACGCAACAACAGAAGACTAAGTATATTATCTAGGAAATTAGGACGACATAGAGCGCACAGTATATTACTCAAAAACGCTTTTAACAATTTCAAGAGTTCAATTTATGAGCATGGCTGCATCGAAAATCCAACTATAAAATCTCAACTCAAAGAAGTAAGAATGTTGACCAAAGGCAATATAAAAGAGGTTGAGGATTGTATTCGAGTGACAAAGGACATTATTGTATATAAGATGGGCATTCTGAAGAGGAAAAGTAGAAggtcgaaaaaaaattattttgaaagggCCATTGATCAGTTCTATAACATTCTTAAAATccaacagaaaataaaaacgaaaataaatatcaatgaCGTTACGAAGAAGCCAAAAGGACCATATGAAGTGCCATCTGTTCAAGCACAAAATCGTGGATCGGagtctgaaaaatttaatgaaaagtcAGATGATAGACAAGTTATTGGTGGCATTGTAAGCGCATGGTCGAACGATTCTAAGAATTTTAAGGGTTCGAGCAGCGCCTATACCGTGTTTCAGACCACAAGTATCTCCAAAGATTTACCAGAATTTAAAGACTATCATGGAAAAAATACTGAAAGAAAAATGAGCCTCCACGGAGAAGGAAGTTttgaaaggaaaataaaagtaattccCTACAACGAtccaaaaaaacttaaaagtaaGCTTAATAACAATGACATAATTAAAGCAgctaaaaaattgaaaaataaaagaaaatgttcgGAAAGAAATTTGTCAGTCAAAAGAGGACAAAAACTGCACGGATATGTAAAAGAAAATCTTTCCATTGAGCCCAAAGAACTTACAAATAATGTAAGAAAGACTGACAAAAGTGTAACAGCCAACAAATTAGAAAAACCAACCAATCCTATTGCGAGGtcgaaaagaaaaatttcGAGGGTTAAAATGTGGCTAGGAAGTTACAAAAGGCCCAAAAGGAAATCTAAATCGAGTAAAGATGCGGTCTTAAGAAACGTACACTTTAAAAATCGTTCGGCTAGTTACCACAACAGCATCAATAAATCAACAGGTAGTAACTCTTCATCTGGGCTAAAACCTCATCcaattattgaaaacaaagcTAAATCCGATGAAAACATAACCCAGTCTAATATGATGCTTCAAccaaaaccttttaaaatcGCTTCGAATTTTAATCCTGTTAAGACCAAATTTTGGGATTCTCAAAAAAATCGGCCAccgcttttaaaatttaataatacttTATCGATTTATAGAAACACCTCCATAAAATCCATGGAAAATGTGGTAAGGAATTTCAATCAGCCAGCCATGTCGCAAGTGGCCAGTGCAATTGTCAATCGTTTGCACGATGCAAAGCAAATAACTTTGGATGAAACAAGATTTCACAAGCAAATCGACATAAGAAGAATATCTTTGAACAGTTTTCTGGGAAGGATTTCCAAAATCAAGCCCGGCGATCAGATGAATGCCGTGTGGCATGATTTGCAGGAGAAGCACAAAGTGTGGTCGGCCAATGCTAAGACCCCCGAGGATGCCcagaaaattaagaaaatccTCAAGTTGCGCTATATTCATAATGTGCAAAAACTCTTGCACAATCATCTCAAGCAATTGAAGAATGATTTTGACGGCGGAAGATTAAATAGGGGAGCTCGCACTAGCTACATGCCTACAAATAGCTATGATTCCTTGGGGCTTTTTAAAAAGCCATCTAAAATAGATACTATTCCAAACAAGACTGTTCACGAGAACTTTATCCGATTGCAAATGGAGATCCTGAGATCAAGGATTTTTGACCGGGACGTGATACGAATGGAACGCATGCTTATGGCCAGGGAGGTGCCCTTAAGTGAGCAAGATTTTGAGATCTTCGGGAAATATAAGTATGATCCTGACCACTATAACATCCTTATTTTGTCCATTGGCAGACCCATCTCGGATGAAAAGTACGAGGAAAAGCTGCCAATTCTGGAACgaaattttgaattcatttGCAATCAATTGGAGGTCATTTCCAGGCAAAGACGGCTAGAGAACATGCAAACCAAGCATGATTTGCAAAAGGCAGAAGATGAAATAGTGTCCAAATTTTCAGGCGAGAGCTTCACTGTTGATCGTATAGACTTTAATGAAACCTTCCTGGCCAAAAGACGCGAGGTGTGGGCTGCCTACATTGCCAAGCAGGCTAAGACGCCCACGGAGATTCTTTTGGAAGCGATCCGGAAACAGAAACGAAAAGTTCAGCTTGCCAAGAAAGCGGAAGAACGCGAGAAGCGGCTCAAGCAAGTGCAGCAGATGGCCAAAAGGAAACGATCTCTCAGTGCCATGTACAGAGCTCCCAGGAAAACGCACCGTGAGCGACAGGCCACCCAGAATATCCAGATGGAGATGGAGGAGGCGGAGCAGTTGGAGGGCAGGCAATCGAAGTCGAGATGCTCGGCAACGTCATTGTGTTGCCGGCGATGTAGCAGGTGCGGCTTGATCTGGAGCCGGAGGTGCTCCGAAGTTTCCACCGAGGAATCGGTGGAACACAACTGCCCAGTTACTCCTTAA
- the LOC128262246 gene encoding beta-alanine-activating enzyme isoform X1 — MATVDEKVENIPPEDDNSSQNSVPKLPPDENSKGSTTGQEEKEKLYDMSRIRAFGNVPFLIKRTEPQDMTLTYGEAVDKVQILLEFLESNKVPAGAGIALRITDHTPASCLLILAILNHKCHFYPTDKMLLSQALYERMSMAGVEYLLVNKHLAVGHLNFTRLSSILLFNEDCKLYKVKHKPTDPAVQAKKPLPANMCYTISTTGSTGSPKLIHVPYECIAPNIVALSQKLNVSMADIIYLGTPCTFDPFVVEFFLALQNGATLLTSHHSMKDSPSRVLSALFPDNLVKPGISILQMTPSLFRQFGATSIRERVLSSSSSLRVLLLGGEPFPSNAELVTWMDPSVLLQKHICNIYGITEISCWSLLHIVQSLQSQISLGTPIDEDTILQIKCQNDGDSQQGELLLGSATRRCYIPEIDDKLDTQKGDSSICFRATGDLVTRLKDGTILYGERANDVVKRAGNRISLGLITRKIQKCLLSSELATCLWLEDLQKLICCIRTQEPKTRVQQRAQTFDILSKVSIAEQPDRFVYLQHFPCNVHGKLDKQLLLKECIPLAQPAQQILKSYLHDRLECVEDTDEKSVKRQRLEDSNPCGYDLSFRQAGGTSFHAITICREIGLQMCIDDEQRHLFEMLLDENIPLRTVLRFLDTAKLVANNIKLKPVEPAAVTTCHGGLIIKRIEQPVLKLQFHWKVNFEKCVDSPVAEYEGRYVCVGAHSKILRTLDPLTGSELSKVRLPNRIECKVTFLSEQLAMVGCYDGCLYGFNPQTGDIVFNVGIGGMIKSQPLLTADGRRIIVCSYAEDYNVYCLSAERQEVLWCLRIGEKPIFAGPLELPNEQSLIICTLDGSYARVAITDGSVEWTQKLKEPIFSTPVLLESKSNIFLSAEVAGRIHACHVGNGKILATYSTEGNVFSSLVVKTPPTFMGHSFVVFGCIDQHVYCLRCKTGSGSTVSTIDFELHWKINLGAPIYATPSLLTVQPNGLLVWCGATDGRVVLINFRNGEIQWSDKLPGEVFSSACYIESLRRVYVGCRDNFLYCLGI, encoded by the exons ATGGCAACTGTTGATGAAAAGGTGGAGAATATACCGCCAGAAGATGATAATTCCAGTCAGAATTCGGTACCCAAGCTTCCACCAGATGAGAACTCAAAGGGATCAACCACTGGCCAAGAGGAGAAGGAGAAACTGTACGACATGAGCAGAATCCGCGCATTTGGAAATGTTCCCTTTCTGATAAAGCGCACGGAGCCCCAGGACATGACATTGACTTATGGCGAGGCGGTGGACAAAGTGCAGATACTGCTGGAATTCCTGGAAAGCAACAAGGTTCCAGCCGGAGCAGGAATTGCCCTCCGCATCACGGATCACACGCCGGCCTCCTGTCTTCTGATTCTTGC AATTCTTAACCATAAGTGCCACTTCTATCCCACGGACAAGATGCTGCTTTCCCAGGCGCTGTACGAACGCATGAGCATGGCCGGAGTGGAGTATCTCCTGGTCAACAAACATTTGGCCGTTGGGCATTTAAACTTTACGCGTCTGAGCAGCATACTTTTGTTCAACGAGGACTGCAAACTGTACAAGGTGAAGCACAAACCCACCGATCCTGCTGTGCAGGCCAAAAAGCCCCTTCCCGCCAATATGTGCTACACCATTTCCACAACGGGGAGTACGGGAAGCCCCAAGCTGATACATGTGCCCTACGAATGCATCGCCCCCAATATAGTGGCACTCAG CCAGAAGCTGAACGTCTCCATGGCCGACATCATTTACCTGGGCACACCCTGCACCTTCGATCCCTTCGTGGTGGAGTTCTTTCTGGCCTTGCAAAACGGGGCTACTTTACTGACCAGCCATCACTCGATGAAGGACTCGCCCAGTCGGGTGCTGAGTGCCCTGTTTCCCGACAACCTGGTCAAGCCGGGAATCAGCATCTTGCAAATGACCCCGTCCCTGTTCCGGCAATTCGGAGCCACTTCCATCCGCGAGCGTGTGCTAAGCAGCTCCAGTTCACTGAG AGTGCTGCTCCTTGGTGGCGAGCCGTTCCCCTCCAATGCAGAGCTCGTTACTTGGATGGATCCGAGTGTCCTGTTGCAGAAACACATATGCAATATCTATGGAATTACAGAGATATCCTGCTGGAGCCTCCTGCACATCGTTCAGTCACTACAAAGTCAAATAAGCTTGGGCACGCCCATTGACGAAGACACGATTTTACAGATTAAATGCCAGAACGATGGAGATTCACAGCAAGGAGAGCTCCTTCTGGGCAGTGCCACGCGGCGTTGCTACATACCAGAAATAGATGACAAGTTGGACACACAGAAAGGCGATTCCTCCATTTGTTTCAGAGCCACCGGAGATCTAGTCACCCGACTGAAGGACGGAACCATATTGTATGGAGAGCGGGCAAACGATGTGGTAAAGCGAGCCGGTAATCGCATAAGCTTGG GTTTAATCACtcgcaaaatacaaaaatgtctGCTCAGCAGCGAACTGGCCACTTGCCTTTGGCTTGAGGATTTGCAGAAGCTTATCTGCTGCATTCGCACCCAGGAGCCAAAGACCAGAGTTCAACAGCGCGCCCAGACCTTTGATATTCTCTCCAAGGTGTCGATTGCCGAACAGCCAGACAGATTTGTCTATCTGCAACACTTTCCCTGCAACGTTCATGGCAAACTGGACAAACAACTGCTACTCAAGGAATGTATTCCCCTTGCTCAACCTGCTCAGCAAATACTGAAGAGTTATCTGCACGATAGACTGGAATGTGTGGAGGACACTGACGAGAAATCGGTGAAGAGGCAGCGACTGGAGGACAGCAATCCCTGTGGCTATGACTTGAGCTTCCGCCAGGCGGGTGGCACATCCTTCCATGCCATCACAATCTGCCGAGAGATTGGTTTGCAAATGTGCATCGATGATGAGCAGCGCCACTTATTCGAGATGCTGCTGGACGAGAACATTCCGTTGCGCACAGTGTTGAGGTTTTTGGACACGGCCAAGTTGGTGGCCAACAATATCAAACTGAAGCCCGTTGAGCCGGCGGCAGTTACCACCTGCCATGGTGGCCTGATCATCAAACGCATTGAACAGCCAGTGCTCAAGCTTCAGTTTCACTGGAAGGTGAACTTCGAAAAGTGTGTAGACTCGCCAGTCGCCGAGTACGAGGGTCGCTACGTCTGCGTGGGCGCTCATTCCAAAATTCTGCGCACTCTGGATCCTTTGACGGGCAGCGAGCTTAGCAAAGTCAGGCTACCCAACCGCATCGAGTGCAAGGTGACGTTTCTTAGCGAGCAACTGGCCATGGTGGGCTGCTACGATGGTTGCCTTTACGGCTTCAATCCCCAAACCGGTGACATTGTGTTTAACGTGGGAATTGGAGGCATGATTAAGTCCCAGCCCTTGCTCACCGCCGACGGCCGTCGGATCATAGTGTGCAGCTATGCGGAGGACTACAATGTCTATTGCTTGTCCGCCGAACGGCAGGAGGTGCTCTGGTGCTTGAGGATTGGCGAGAAGCCCATTTTCGCCGGCCCTCTGGAGCTGCCAAACGAACAGTCGCTGATCATCTGCACTTTGGACGGCAGCTATGCGCGTGTGGCCATCACCGATGGTTCGGTGGAGTGGACGCAAAAGTTAAAAGAACCCATCTTTTCCACACCCGTCCTTTTGGAATCCAAATCCAATATCTTTCTGAGCGCTGAAGTGGCTGGACGAATTCACGCCTGTCATGTGGGTAATGGAAAAATT TTGGCCACTTATAGCACAGAGGGAAACGTCTTCTCCTCGCTGGTGGTCAAGACTCCACCGACGTTCATGGGACACTCTTTTGTGGTTTTCGGTTGCATCGACCAGCATGTTTATTGCTTGCGATGCAAAACAGGATCGGGCTCGACGGTATCGACTATTGACTTTGAGCTGCACTGGAAGATCAACCTGGGAGCACCCATCTATGCCACGCCCAGTCTGCTCACAGTGCAACCGAACGGACTACTGGTTTGGTGCGGCGCCACCGATGGCCGCGTCGTCCTGATAAACTTCAGAAACGGAGAGATTCAGTGGTCAGATAAACTTCCCGGCGAAGTCTTCTCTAGTGCCTGCTATATTGAGAGCCTGCGACGGGTGTACGTGGGATGTCGAGATAACTTCCTCTACTGCCTCGGCATTtag
- the LOC128262109 gene encoding 1-acyl-sn-glycerol-3-phosphate acyltransferase alpha: protein MACTCEVIGLACVVALILSASAKAPYQMRMVFIFFGAGVIVLICVPFMILRPRDYRNAFFPSWCFRQLCRLMGITMEVRGLENVRKDHGAVVIMNHQSAIDLCVLAYLWPVIGRATVVSKKEVLYIPFFGIGAWLWGTLYINRSRKTDSINSLQKEAKAIQERNCKLLLFPEGTRNSKDSLLPFKKGSFHIALQGNSPIQPVVISKYSFVDDEKKTFRPGHALIHILPEVSTEKYKKEGIQELIDECQSIMQTEYTKLSKEGLALSSKKQA from the exons ATGGCTTGCACATGCGAAGTAATTGGCCTTGCCTGCGTGGTGGCCTTAATCCTGAGTGCTTCGGCCAAAGCTCCTTATCAGATGCGTATGGTGTTCATATTCTTTGGAGCGGGTGTTATAGTCTTGATTTGTGTGCCTTTTATGATCCTGCGACCGAGGGACTATCGAAATGCCTT CTTCCCATCATGGTGCTTCCGGCAGCTGTGCCGACTAATGGGCATAACCATGGAGGTTCGGGGTCTGGAAAACGTCCGTAAGGACCACGGCGCTGTTGTTATCATGAATCACCAGAGTGCGATCGATTTGTGCGTGCTGGCCTACCTCTGGCCAGTGATCGGAAGGGCCACTGTCGTGTCCAAGAAGGAGGTTCTATACATCCCGTTCTTTGGCATTGGAGCTTGGCTCTGGGGAACTCTCTATATCAATCGGTCCCGGAAGACCGACTCCATCAACTCGCTGCAGAAGGAGGCCAAGGCGATACAGGAGCGCAACTGCAAGCTGCTACTCTTCCCGGAGGGCACACGCAACTCCAAGGACTCGCTGCTGCCCTTCAAGAAGGGCTCGTTCCACATCGCTCTCCAGGGCAATAGCCCCATCCAGCCAGTGGTCATATCGAAGTACTCATTTGTGGACGATGAGAAGAAGACTTTCCGTCCGGGCCATGCCCTGATCCACATCCTTCCGGAGGTGTCCACCGAGAAGTACAAGAAAGAGGGCATTCAGGAGCTAATCGACGAATGCCAGTCCATCATGCAGACGGAGTACACGAAGCTGAGCAAAGAAGGTCTGGCCTTGAGCTCCAAAAAGCAGGCATAG